From Roseburia hominis, the proteins below share one genomic window:
- the purF gene encoding amidophosphoribosyltransferase — MSEFERVITGMGEECGVFGAYDMDGGDVAPSIYYGLFALQHRGQENCGIAVTDTYGQRKVRFKKGLGLVNEVFDEEGLEALTGNLGIGHVRYSTAGGSRAENAQPLVINYVKGTLAIAHNGNLTNAVELRHELEYTGAIFQTTIDSEVIAYHIARERLNSRTAEEAVKKAMKKIEGAYALVVSSPRKMIGARDPFGLKPLCIGKRENTWFLASESCALAAVGADFIRDVEPGEIVTFSKHGVSSNKEMAIAPERQSRCIFEYIYFARTDSTLDGVNVYHSRIIAGKALAKSYPVEADLVVGVPDSGLVAAKGYSEESGIPYGMAFHKNSYVGRTFIKPKQSQRESSVKIKLNVIEEVVRGKRIVMVDDSIVRGTTCANIIKMLKKAGAKEVHVRISSPPFLYPCYFGTDVPSNEQLIAHSHTPEQIREMIGADSLGYMEIDRLKDMVGDLGYCDACFTGSYPMKVPDHDISHAFE, encoded by the coding sequence ATGAGTGAATTTGAAAGAGTAATTACAGGAATGGGCGAAGAATGTGGTGTGTTCGGTGCGTATGATATGGACGGCGGTGATGTGGCACCCTCCATATATTACGGACTATTCGCACTTCAGCACCGGGGACAGGAAAACTGTGGAATCGCAGTGACGGATACCTATGGCCAGCGCAAGGTGCGGTTCAAGAAAGGGCTGGGACTTGTGAACGAGGTGTTTGACGAGGAAGGGCTCGAGGCGCTTACCGGCAATCTGGGAATCGGACATGTAAGGTATTCGACTGCTGGAGGAAGCCGGGCGGAAAATGCGCAGCCACTGGTCATTAATTATGTAAAAGGAACTCTGGCAATCGCACACAACGGGAATCTGACCAACGCCGTGGAACTTCGGCATGAGCTGGAGTATACAGGAGCTATTTTCCAGACGACGATCGATTCGGAAGTAATCGCCTATCACATCGCGCGGGAACGGCTGAATTCGCGCACGGCGGAGGAAGCGGTGAAAAAAGCGATGAAGAAGATTGAAGGCGCTTATGCGCTGGTGGTATCAAGTCCCAGGAAGATGATCGGGGCGAGAGATCCCTTCGGTCTGAAACCGCTTTGCATCGGGAAGCGGGAGAATACCTGGTTCCTGGCTTCTGAGAGCTGCGCGCTTGCGGCGGTAGGCGCAGACTTTATCCGTGATGTGGAACCAGGAGAGATCGTTACGTTTTCCAAACATGGTGTAAGTTCAAATAAAGAGATGGCTATCGCGCCCGAGAGACAGTCCAGATGTATCTTTGAGTATATTTATTTTGCCCGCACAGACAGCACGCTTGACGGAGTGAATGTATATCATTCCCGTATTATTGCAGGAAAAGCGCTTGCTAAATCTTATCCGGTGGAGGCGGACCTGGTGGTCGGCGTGCCGGATTCGGGACTTGTGGCGGCAAAAGGGTACTCCGAGGAATCGGGAATCCCTTATGGCATGGCCTTTCACAAGAACAGTTATGTGGGAAGGACTTTTATCAAGCCAAAACAAAGTCAGCGTGAGTCCAGTGTAAAGATCAAACTCAACGTGATTGAGGAGGTCGTGCGCGGAAAGCGGATCGTGATGGTGGATGATTCGATCGTGCGCGGAACTACCTGCGCGAATATCATTAAGATGCTGAAAAAGGCGGGTGCGAAGGAAGTCCATGTAAGGATCAGCTCTCCGCCGTTCTTATATCCGTGCTATTTTGGGACCGATGTGCCGTCCAACGAGCAGTTGATCGCGCATTCCCACACGCCGGAGCAGATACGGGAAATGATCGGTGCGGACTCCCTTGGCTATATGGAAATCGACAGGCTGAAGGATATGGTCGGAGACCTGGGATATTGTGACGCCTGCTTTACGGGCAGCTACCCGATGAAGGTGCCGGACCATGATATTTCTCATGCGTTTGAGTAG
- the purB gene encoding adenylosuccinate lyase, protein MSNDRYQSPLSERYASKEMQYIFSPDMKFRTWRKLWIALAETEKELGLPITEEQIAELREHAEDINYEVAREREKIVRHDVMSHVYAYGQQCPKAKGIIHLGATSCYVGDNTDMIIMAEALKLVKKKLVNVLDELSRFADTYKAQPTLAFTHFQPAQPTTVGKRATLWMQEFAMDLADLEYVLGSLKLLGSKGTTGTQASFLELFEGDQEKIDQIDPMIARKMGFEACYPVSGQTYSRKVDTRVLNVLAGIAASAHKFSNDIRLLQHLKEVEEPFEKTQIGSSAMAYKRNPMRSERIASLSRYVMIDALNPAITSATQWFERTLDDSANKRLSVPEGFLAIDGILDLCLNVVDGLVVYPKVIEKRLMSELPFMATENIMMDAVKAGGDRQELHERIRELSMEAGRNVKEKGLDNNLLELIAADEAFGLSLEDLKKTMEPSRYVGRSKEQVEAFLTKEIQPILEKNKELLGVKAEINV, encoded by the coding sequence ATGAGTAACGACAGATACCAAAGCCCGCTCTCAGAGCGGTATGCAAGCAAGGAGATGCAGTACATTTTTTCGCCGGATATGAAGTTCAGGACCTGGAGAAAGCTCTGGATCGCACTTGCTGAGACGGAGAAGGAGCTGGGGCTTCCAATCACGGAGGAACAGATTGCAGAGCTTAGGGAGCATGCAGAGGATATCAACTACGAGGTGGCAAGGGAACGTGAAAAAATCGTTCGTCATGATGTAATGTCCCACGTATATGCATATGGCCAGCAGTGCCCGAAGGCGAAGGGAATCATCCATCTGGGCGCGACCTCCTGCTATGTGGGAGATAATACCGATATGATCATCATGGCTGAGGCGCTGAAGCTGGTAAAGAAGAAACTGGTGAACGTGCTGGATGAGCTTTCCCGGTTCGCGGATACCTATAAAGCACAGCCGACTCTGGCGTTTACACATTTTCAGCCGGCACAGCCGACGACGGTAGGCAAGAGAGCTACACTCTGGATGCAGGAATTCGCAATGGATCTGGCAGACCTGGAGTATGTACTGGGAAGCCTGAAGCTTCTCGGATCCAAGGGAACGACCGGAACACAGGCGAGCTTCCTGGAACTGTTTGAGGGAGATCAGGAAAAAATCGACCAGATTGACCCGATGATCGCAAGGAAGATGGGATTTGAGGCTTGCTATCCGGTGTCCGGGCAGACCTATTCGCGTAAGGTGGATACCCGTGTTCTGAACGTGCTGGCGGGTATTGCGGCAAGTGCGCATAAGTTTTCCAATGATATCCGTCTTCTGCAGCATTTAAAAGAAGTGGAAGAGCCTTTTGAGAAGACCCAGATTGGTTCCTCCGCGATGGCTTACAAACGGAATCCGATGAGAAGTGAGAGAATCGCTTCCCTGTCCCGCTATGTGATGATCGACGCACTGAATCCGGCGATCACATCTGCGACACAGTGGTTCGAGAGAACTCTGGATGATTCTGCAAATAAGAGACTGAGTGTTCCGGAAGGCTTCCTTGCCATTGACGGAATCCTGGATCTCTGTCTGAACGTGGTGGACGGCCTTGTGGTATATCCGAAGGTGATCGAAAAACGTCTGATGTCTGAGCTGCCGTTCATGGCTACAGAGAATATCATGATGGATGCCGTAAAAGCCGGCGGAGACCGTCAGGAACTGCACGAGCGCATTCGTGAGCTTTCCATGGAAGCAGGACGTAACGTGAAGGAAAAGGGCCTTGACAATAACCTTCTGGAGCTGATCGCAGCAGATGAGGCGTTCGGACTTAGCCTGGAGGATCTGAAAAAGACGATGGAACCATCCCGTTATGTGGGAAGATCGAAAGAGCAGGTGGAAGCGTTCCTGACAAAAGAGATCCAGCCGATTTTGGAGAAAAATAAGGAATTGTTAGGTGTGAAAGCGGAAATTAATGTATAG